In one Dermacentor albipictus isolate Rhodes 1998 colony chromosome 4, USDA_Dalb.pri_finalv2, whole genome shotgun sequence genomic region, the following are encoded:
- the LOC135898409 gene encoding endothelin-converting enzyme 1-like: MDARSPSTPAPTVNRANEDGGKSRQKKSHAYARSPTPGIRSPSSGALPDRAHRASSGTQKAPTAETGRKIRKPRSQAPGNRKPSSGVLPIKAYRSTSGARAAPTVTTLSTVREKMPKRATDDATPTAGLSPSTTGGSTHAREKDLQSQPTPYSSTVQAVDGDALKPLDGHSDFRNKDSSAGKGIPAPKEETDSTPYDRTLGPPVQETTCATLSLVRSPESTGIVDNAAAATKGTDDKQEGSTVCRSRGFFPDGPSTDIKSGLEPEPNKRRSLSFLEVKHSDAIPVPLTTTNRPTLGDPTIQLARESQQAAGPAATEKPRRGIQQAQASYFLLMKDLAASHQSDSQARRFTVPHVPYGPVKFHWTMALPAATVLLIAALFFLSPLWGRRASDGRNRGTCTTDECNRVADMLAKSLNRTENPCVDFDSFVCSRWKPGSEFISNFEVEMNRIHMRRVADLLLNGKPHFSASAKSTRFIRKCMGQTENQEKLRALTDFADRLGIPWPYNKTAVDSTDVNPLLVVFELSVRWGIYIWFDAIFRALGTGRKAQRAFHIQVTDKPSAWLNFVRTLERNNARERYYQDFCRLYHVECQSGTELQQLFHVESAVLLILDKTIDRGRNRIVKMKTKKLADLTLNVSLEEWTALVKVHAPEFQDPRQFPFYFSNAMLLVAIDDIFYRHRRADIMEHLAWRFVQQHTVLGSPSGHLIFAGNSESAARLMSIDCYSMASEKLGILLAAESAFSLFTAAERQRATSLLKNLTDLAINTVNLLPWSENGRRYVASKMARLDVVMFPEHLENLDEDLSYMYSGFLDMKQHSNDSLLDYWLDATDTLQNLNDTSYEFMQFRWRTYLQELIDYEYWSNQLRVSQAALQAPLFSASSAAVLRAATFGGFGALYLSRIFGIMNPSMIKADQRADMARRVGLDIIEMTLGSLECSSGFDGVLSDSVALVTAWHAFKHSAPVAAKGINRLLSIGNSSFTDEQVFFIVFCLSLCDVDIPHPCNVLLNNFAPFSEAFSCPLGAPMHEPDRCGIITGLHDNLKNRSLAESHL, from the exons ATGGACGCCAGGTCACCATCAACGCCAGCGCCGACTGTTAATCGCGCAAACGAGGATGGAGGCAAATCACGGCAAAAGAAGAGCCATGCATATGCTCGAAGTCCAACTCCAGGCATTCGTAGCCCTTCGAGTGGTGCCTTGCCTGATAGGGCCCATCGGGCGTCCAGTGGAACCCAGAAGGCTCCCACAGCGGAAACCGGTAGGAAAATTCGTAAGCCTCGAAGTCAAGCGCCAGGTAATCGTAAGCCTTCAAGCGGTGTCTTGCCCATCAAGGCTTATCGGTCGACAAGCGGCGCTCGAGCGGCACCCACGGTGACGACACTTAGCACCGTCCGTGAGAAGATGCCAAAGCGAGCGACGGATGATGCCACACCCACTGCAGGCCTGTCACCATCAACTACCGGAGGCAGCACTCATGCACGGGAAAAGGACCTGCAGTCACAACCTACACCATATTCATCGACAGTACAAGCCGTGGATGGAGACGCTTTGAAACCGCTGGACGGCCATAGTGATTTCAGGAATAAAGACTCCAGCGCGGGGAAAGGCATACCTGCGCCGAAAGAAGAGACAGACTCGACGCCGTATGACA GAACTCTTGGACCACCTGTGCAAGAGACTACGTGTGCAACTTTAAGCCTCGTGCGGTCACCGGAATCCACCGGCATTGTGGACAATGCGGCCGCAGCTACCAAAGGGACGGACGATAAACAGGAAGGAAGCACCGTGTGTAGAAGTCGAGGCTTCTTCCCTGATGGGCCTAGCACAGATATCAAGTCGGGCCTCGAGCCAGAGCCGAACAAACGACGATCGCTTTCATTCCTGGAAGTCAAGCACAGTGATGCGATACCTGTCCCGCTGACCACGACAAACAGGCCTACCCTTGGGGATCCCACGATTCAGCTAGCAAGAGAATCACAACAAGCGGCCGGTCCTGCTGCCACAGAGAAGCCCCGCCGTGGTATTCAACAGGCTCAGGCGAGCTACTTCTTGTTGATGAAAGACTTG GCGGCATCCCATCAGTCAGACTCACAGGCACGACGGTTCACTGTTCCGCACGTGCCCTACGGACCTGTGAAATTCCACTGGACTATGGCGCTGCCCGCGGCCACCGTGCTTCTTATCGctgctctgttctttctttcgcCACTTTGGGGACGCCGAGCTTCAGATGGGCGCAATCGTGGCACGTGTACCACAGACGAATGCAACCGCGTCGCGGACATGCTGGCGAAGTCACTGAACCGCACAGAAAACCCATGCGTCGACTTCGACTCGTTCGTCTGCTCCAGATGGAAGCCGGGAAGCGAGTTCATCTCCAACTTCGAGGTCGAAATGAATCGGATACATATGCGACGCGTGGCCGACCTGCTGCTCAACGGGAAGCCCCACTTCAGTGCGTCGGCCAAGTCCACGAGATTCATTCGCAAATGTATGGGGCAAACTGAAAACCAGGAAAAATTGAGGGCGTTGACCGACTTTGCGGACCGCCTCGGTATCCCGTGGCCATACAACAAGACGGCCGTTGATTCAACCGACGTCAATccacttctcgtcgtcttcgAGCTCAGTGTTAGGTGGGGTATCTACATCTGGTTCGACGCCATCTTCCGCGCACTCGGCACGGGAAGGAAAGCCCAGCGTGCCTTCCACATTCAGGTAACCGACAAACCTTCGGCTTGGCTCAATTTCGTGCGCACGTTGGAAAGAAATAACGCCCGCGAGAGGTACTACCAGGACTTCTGCCGCCTCTACCATGTAGAGTGCCAGAGTGGCACCGAACTTCAGCAGCTGTTCCATGTAGAAAGCGCCGTGCTGTTGATTCTGGACAAGACCATAGATCGGGGACGGAATCGTATTGTCAAAATGAAGACTAAAAAGCTGGCGGACCTCACACTCAACGTGAGTCTTGAAGAATGGACGGCTTTGGTCAAAGTTCACGCGCCTGAATTTCAAGACCCGCGCCAGTTCCCATTTTACTTCTCTAACGCAATGCTGCTGGTCGCCATAGACGACATCTTCTACAGACACAGGCGCGCAGACATTATGGAGCACTTGGCGTGGCGGTTCGTTCAGCAGCATACCGTCCTTGGCTCTCCGAGTGGTCACCTCATTTTTGCCGGAAACTCAGAGAGCGCAGCAAGGCTGATGTCTATTGACTGctacagcatggcttcagaaaagctGGGCATCCTCCTGGCGGCGGAAAGCGCGTTCAGCCTGTTCACGGCCGCCGAAAGGCAACGCGCGACAAGCCTTCTCAAGAATCTCACCGACTTGGCTATCAACACGGTGAACCTGCTTCCTTGGAGCGAAAACGGCAGGCGCTACGTGGCTTCCAAGATGGCTCGTCTTGATGTTGTGATGTTTCCAGAACACTTGGAAAACTTAGATGAAGACCTGTCTTATATGTACAGTGGGTTCCTGGATATGAAACAACACTCGAATGATTCTCTGTTGGACTACTGGCTTGACGCCACAGACACATTGCAGAATCTCAATGACACCAGCTACGAATTTATGCAATTCAGGTGGCGTACCTACCTGCAGGAGTTGATTGACTACGAATACTGGTCAAACCAG CTGCGGGTGTCGCAAGCTGCGCTGCAGGCTCCACTGTTCAGCGCAAGCAGCGCGGCTGTACTTCGAGCTGCGACCTTTGGAGGCTTTGGAGCCTTGTACTTGTCACGCATTTTCGGAATTATGAACCCATCC atgatcAAGGCGGACCAAAGAGCTGACATGGCGCGACGGGTCGGCCTCGACATCATAGAAATGACCCTAGGGTCACTGGAGTGCAGCTCCGGCTTCGACGGCGTCCTAAGTGACAGCGTAGCTTTAGTGACCGCATGGCATGCGTTCAAGCATTCCGCGCCTGTAGCTGCCAAAGGCATAAATCGCCTGTTGAGCATTGGAAACAGCTCCTTCACCGACGAGCAGGTCTTCTTCATCGTCTTCTGTCTCAGCCTCTGCGACGTGGACATTCCGCATCCCTGCAACGTGCTCTTGAATAACTTCGCTCCCTTCAGCGAGGCGTTCTCTTGCCCATTGGGAGCCCCAATGCACGAGCCTGATCGTTGCGGCATCATTACCGGCTTACACGATAACCTGAAGAACAGAAGCCTGGCAGAATCTCACTTATAG